A region of Fibrobacter succinogenes subsp. succinogenes S85 DNA encodes the following proteins:
- a CDS encoding DnaA ATPase domain-containing protein, with translation MENTVSLLDIAESPWQQVLDRVRSECKDFFGAVILDALGYEGMCNGYALLTVPDELRENWVNSHYGDLLRKSFTAVFGSEFVDYRIRQIAPSDPIPEIKLTMPVIPRPEKKKAEVKRPKQPLALYARYTFENFVEGECNSTAFRACQAVAENPGDPALNPLFVYGESGLGKTHLLQSIAAKIQKSRPEASIVYCHAYDFLRDATAMASALHNKTGNVRELAEKFRERYELCDVLLLDDVQLLEKGLWTQDRLAILIKHLRAEGKQVVISCDRHPNLFRVVDTDNESRGSSRSSIPSISKKLLAPLASCVAVGIDEPDLATRMNLISKKSEDLPFAKGDREEICRYLSMQPRKNVRLIEGLLNFLGAMNMFCKADLNLNGVKRLVAPSEHGGHVELTAKNIIEAVAMDYRVEVCELSSKRQAAAISMPRKVAMFLCRELTTDSLQNIGAMFCRDYATVIAAINSLKKQMETDASLARRVQDIRYMLEA, from the coding sequence GTGGAAAATACTGTTTCTTTGTTGGATATTGCAGAGTCGCCCTGGCAACAGGTGCTCGACCGCGTGCGTTCGGAATGCAAGGACTTTTTTGGTGCCGTAATTCTTGACGCTCTTGGTTATGAGGGAATGTGCAATGGCTATGCCTTGCTCACTGTTCCTGATGAGCTTCGCGAGAACTGGGTGAATTCCCATTATGGCGATTTGTTGCGCAAGTCCTTTACGGCTGTATTTGGTAGTGAATTTGTTGATTATCGCATCCGTCAGATTGCTCCTTCGGACCCGATTCCCGAAATCAAGCTCACGATGCCTGTTATTCCGCGTCCCGAGAAAAAGAAGGCCGAGGTTAAGCGCCCGAAGCAGCCTTTGGCTCTTTATGCCCGCTATACTTTTGAAAACTTTGTCGAAGGGGAGTGCAATTCTACGGCTTTCCGCGCTTGCCAGGCGGTGGCCGAAAATCCGGGTGACCCGGCTTTGAATCCGCTTTTTGTCTATGGCGAAAGTGGCCTTGGTAAGACGCACTTGTTGCAGTCCATTGCTGCTAAAATCCAGAAGAGCCGCCCTGAAGCATCCATTGTCTATTGCCACGCTTATGATTTTTTGCGTGATGCAACGGCTATGGCGTCTGCGCTCCACAACAAGACGGGCAATGTGCGTGAACTAGCAGAGAAGTTCCGCGAACGCTATGAACTTTGCGATGTGCTTTTGCTTGACGATGTTCAGCTCCTGGAAAAGGGCCTCTGGACGCAGGACCGCCTTGCTATTTTGATTAAGCATTTGCGTGCCGAAGGTAAGCAGGTCGTGATTTCTTGCGACCGCCATCCGAACCTGTTTAGGGTGGTCGATACGGATAACGAATCCCGTGGTTCATCCAGATCTTCGATCCCGAGCATCTCTAAGAAGCTCCTTGCTCCGCTTGCCTCCTGTGTGGCTGTGGGCATTGATGAACCGGATCTTGCGACCCGTATGAACTTGATTAGCAAGAAGTCCGAAGATTTGCCGTTTGCAAAGGGTGACCGCGAAGAAATTTGCCGCTACCTTTCGATGCAGCCGCGTAAGAACGTTCGCCTGATTGAAGGTCTTTTGAACTTCCTCGGTGCGATGAACATGTTCTGCAAGGCCGATTTGAACTTGAATGGCGTGAAGCGCCTCGTGGCACCGTCGGAACATGGCGGCCATGTGGAACTCACCGCCAAGAACATTATTGAAGCGGTTGCTATGGATTATCGTGTCGAGGTCTGTGAGCTCTCGTCCAAGCGCCAGGCTGCCGCGATTTCTATGCCCCGCAAGGTGGCGATGTTCCTTTGCCGCGAACTCACGACCGATTCGCTCCAGAATATCGGTGCGATGTTCTGCAGGGACTATGCCACTGTAATCGCCGCCATTAATTCCCTGAAAAAGCAGATGGAAACGGATGCGTCACTCGCAAGGCGCGTTCAAGATATCCGTTATATGCTGGAAGCCTAG
- a CDS encoding NAD(P)H-binding protein: MIALLTGGAGVVGKALCRELIARGVCVRVLTLPGDSLAKSLPSEVDVRYGDVTDFDSIRGAFENVDVVYHLAAILLSTKRGAFEHVNTDGTRNVLEASKLAGVRRFLYVSSISVTYPILTPYGESKKKGESLVHASGLDWTIVRPTLVIGDGGGVEFNMFRDYVKRFPVYFMPGGGKCLKRPVRSVDLVKGIAVAGLMPCAVGKTYALAGSTVMTMAEMAKHVLTDAGMHHLMVPLPWWISKRLAVLKNWIGGKRVSAEQALAGFLYDAAPSIEDAERDLDYYPGSPF, from the coding sequence ATGATTGCTCTTTTAACGGGTGGCGCCGGCGTCGTAGGGAAGGCGTTGTGCCGGGAACTAATAGCACGGGGAGTGTGTGTCCGCGTCTTGACGCTTCCGGGCGATTCTTTGGCGAAGTCCTTACCGAGCGAGGTGGATGTCCGTTACGGCGATGTCACCGATTTTGATTCTATCCGAGGGGCGTTTGAAAACGTCGATGTCGTCTATCACTTGGCGGCAATTCTTTTATCGACAAAACGCGGTGCTTTTGAGCACGTGAATACGGATGGCACGCGAAATGTGCTTGAAGCTAGCAAGCTTGCAGGCGTCCGCCGTTTCCTCTATGTCTCCAGCATCTCGGTAACGTACCCGATACTCACGCCGTATGGCGAAAGCAAAAAGAAAGGGGAATCTTTAGTGCATGCCTCCGGACTTGATTGGACGATTGTGCGCCCGACGCTTGTGATTGGCGATGGGGGCGGTGTCGAGTTCAACATGTTCCGCGATTACGTGAAGCGTTTCCCGGTCTATTTTATGCCAGGTGGCGGCAAATGCCTCAAACGCCCGGTCCGCAGTGTGGATTTGGTCAAGGGAATTGCCGTGGCTGGGCTTATGCCATGTGCGGTGGGGAAGACTTATGCCCTTGCGGGTTCAACCGTAATGACGATGGCGGAAATGGCTAAGCATGTGCTGACTGACGCCGGGATGCATCACCTGATGGTTCCGCTCCCGTGGTGGATTTCCAAACGACTTGCCGTCCTGAAAAACTGGATTGGTGGCAAGCGCGTGTCTGCCGAGCAGGCTTTGGCGGGATTTCTGTACGATGCCGCCCCGTCTATCGAAGATGCCGAGCGCGATCTCGACTACTATCCGGGCAGTCCGTTCTAG